From the Cryptomeria japonica chromosome 2, Sugi_1.0, whole genome shotgun sequence genome, one window contains:
- the LOC131064605 gene encoding dynamin-related protein 4C-like: MRMSIDSLSQRLRMSMMEDTENAHQDLSLTIAYREKIRPLLDAVDNLRKLDIMKEGIQLPSIVVVGDQSSGKSSVLESLAAIKLPRGIGICTRVPLVVRLQSCSDQSEAQISIEYSGNAEIIQERDITAKIDAATKAIAGDGKGISNTPITLHITKVGAPDLTMVDLPGITRVPVAGQPGDIYEQIRDIIMEYISPKESIILNVLAANVDFPTCESIKLSQSVDPEGERTLAVVTKSDKATEDLFEKVTMDAVNIRLGYVCVRNGVGNESNAKAREKEKQLFDSHSLLKKIDKSMVGIPVLAQKLMQIQAMIINTSLPEICSKIDTTLGKRQAELNSLPQHLCNPREADKVFMRLLKEIKESLNKIVILGDFEQFEEDPYMRCTARLKDMFDEFYRELCENDASRGRFLYKETQMLGEAKGVGLPNFPPRSVFLRLLQHKVEEVEERAERLASTVWDYLENIVNRVIDNYCHCYPQLRSRVQRAVQGLVVEKKQECTAHVKLMIEMEKSVDFTLSHVYIETYGRLIQYEARFMERLSNLSGGMRKTVFLEEFGEVEVGDIMEMPSERVKEAYEMQMRVRAYWEVVVLRMGDGIPLHLKFVCRKLVDCELEA; the protein is encoded by the coding sequence ATGCGCATGTCGATTGACTCTCTGAGTCAGAGGCTGAGGATGTCCATGATGGAAGACACAGAAAATGCCCATCAAGATTTGAGCTTGACAATTGCCTATCGGGAGAAGATCCGGCCGCTGCTGGACGCAGTTGATAATCTGCGGAAACTGGACATCATGAAAGAAGGAATCCAACTTCCCAGCATTGTGGTGGTGGGCGACCAGTCCAGCGGCAAGTCCAGCGTCTTGGAGTCCCTGGCTGCCATCAAGCTTCCCCGAGGCATAGGCATCTGCACGCGTGTTCCCCTCGTCGTGAGACTCCAAAGCTGCAGCGACCAATCTGAAGCCCAAATCTCCATCGAGTACAGTGGCAACGCGGAAATCATACAAGAGCGGGACATAACAGCCAAGATTGATGCGGCCACCAAAGCAATTGCAGGAGACGGGAAAGGAATAAGTAACACTCCCATAACGCTCCACATTACAAAAGTTGGGGCTCCGGATTTGACAATGGTGGACTTACCTGGCATCACAAGAGTTCCAGTAGCAGGGCAGCCGGGGGACATTTATGAGCAGATCAGGGACATTATAATGGAGTACATCAGTCCGAAGGAGAGCATAATTCTCAACGTTTTGGCGGCCAATGTGGATTTTCCGACCTGTGAATCCATCAAATTGTCGCAGAGTGTGGATCCCGAAGGCGAGCGGACTCTGGCGGTGGTGACCAAGTCGGACAAGGCGACGGAGGACCTTTTCGAAAAAGTGACAATGGATGCCGTCAACATTAGGCTCGGCTATGTCTGCGTCCGCAATGGCGTTGGCAATGAAAGCAATGCCAAAGCCCGGGAGAAAGAAAAGCAGCTGTTCGACTCCCACTCGCTGCTGAAGAAAATCGATAAGTCGATGGTGGGGATCCCTGTTTTGGCGCAGAAGCTGATGCAAATCCAGGCGATGATCATCAACACCTCACTCCCTGAAATCTGCAGCAAAATCGACACCACGCTGGGAAAACGCCAAGCTGAGCTCAACAGCCTCCCTCAGCATTTGTGCAATCCCAGGGAGGCCGATAAGGTGTTCATGAGGCTGCTGAAAGAGATCAAGGAGTCGCTGAACAAGATTGTAATTTTGGGGGATTTTGAGCAGTTTGAAGAGGACCCATATATGCGCTGTACCGCCCGCTTGAAAGACATGTTCGATGAGTTCTACAGGGAGCTCTGTGAAAACGATGCTTCTAGAGGCAGGTTTCTGTACAAGGAGACCCAAATGCTGGGGGAAGCCAAGGGCGTTGGTCTGCCTAATTTCCCACCGCGCTCTGTGTTTCTGCGACTGTTACAGCACAAGGTGGAAGAGGTTGAGGAAAGGGCAGAGAGGCTTGCATCCACTGTTTGGGACTACTTGGAAAACATCGTTAATCGGGTAATTGACAATTATTGTCATTGTTACCCACAACTCCGGTCGCGCGTTCAACGAGCTGTGCAGGGGCTGGTGGTGGAGAAGAAGCAGGAATGCACTGCACATGTTAAGCTAATGATAGAGATGGAGAAAAGTGTGGATTTTACTCTCAGTCATGTGTACATTGAAACGTACGGCAGGCTCATTCAATATGAAGCCCGGTTCATGGAAAGGCTGAGTAATCTGAGTGGAGGGATGAGGAAGACGGTGTTTTTAGAGGAATTTGGAGAAGTGGAAGTGGGCGACATCATGGAAATGCCGAGCGAGCGTGTGAAGGAAGCGTATGAAATGCAGATGAGGGTTAGAGCGTATTGGGAAGTTGTGGTTTTGAGGATGGGAGATGGGATTCCTCTGCATCTTAAGTTTGTTTGCAGAAAATTGGTGGACTGTGAGCTGGAGGCCTAG